One window of the Salminus brasiliensis chromosome 1, fSalBra1.hap2, whole genome shotgun sequence genome contains the following:
- the psmc4 gene encoding 26S proteasome regulatory subunit 6B, protein MEDGGVLVEKVQEDVPAVLSSRPQTGLSFLAPEPEDLEDLYSRYKKLQQELEFLEVQEEYIKDEQKNLKKEFLHAQEEVKRIQSIPLVIGQFLEAVDQNTAIVGSTTGSNYYVRILSTIDRELLKPNASVALHKHSNALVDVLPPEADSSIMMLSSDQKPDVMYADIGGMDIQKQEVREAVELPLTHFELYKQIGIDPPRGVLMYGPPGCGKTMLAKAVAHHTTAAFIRVVGSEFVQKYLGEGPRMVRDVFRLAKENAPAIIFIDEIDAIATKRFDAQTGADREVQRILLELLNQMDGFDQNVNVKVIMATNRADTLDPALLRPGRLDRKIEFPLPDRRQKRLIFSTITSKMNLSEEVDLEDYVARPDKISGADINSICQEAGMLAVRENRYIVLAKDFEKAYKTVIKKDEQEHEFYK, encoded by the exons ATGGAGGACGGCGGAGTGCTAGTGGAGAAGGTGCAG GAAGACGTGCCGGCCGTGCTTAGCTCCCGGCCCCAGACCGGCTTGTCTTTCTTGGCCCCTGAGCCGGAGGATCTGGAGGATCTCTACAGCAGATATAAG aagCTGCAGCAGGAGCTGGAATTTTTGGAGGTGCAGGAGGAGTACATCAAAGATGAGCAGAAGAACCTGAAGAAGGAGTTCCTCCACGCTCAGGAGGAGGTGAAGAGGATACAGAGCATCCCTCTGGTCATCGGCCAGTTTCTGGAGGCTGTGGACCAGAACACCGCCATCGTCGGCTCCACCACAG GCTCGAACTACTACGTGCGAATCCTGAGCACCATAGACCGAGAGCTGCTGAAGCCCAATGCCTCGGTGGCTCTGCATAAGCACAGCAACGCTCTGGTGGACGTACTGCCCCCAGAGGCGGACAGCAGCATCATGATGCTCAGCTCAG ACCAGAAGCCGGATGTGATGTATGCTGATATCGGTGGGATGGACATTCAGAAGCAGGAAGTGCGGGAGGCTGTGGAGCTGCCCCTCACACACTTTGAGCTCTataaacag ATTGGTATTGACCCACCCAGAGGTGTGCTGATGTACGGCCCACCCGGCTGCGGGAAGACCATGCTGGCTAAAGCTGTGGCTCATCACACTACAG CTGCCTTCATCCGCGTGGTGGGTTCAGAGTTTGTTCAGAAGTATCTCGGCGAAGGCCCCCGCATGGTGCGGGACGTGTTCAGGCTGGCCAAAGAGAACGCCCCAGCCATCATCTTCATCGACGAGATCGACGCCATCGCTACCAAGCGTTTCGATGCTCAGACTGGAG CTGACCGAGAGGTGCAGAGGATCCTCCTCGAGCTGCTGAACCAGATGGATGGTTTTGACCAGAATGTCAATGTAAAG GTCATCATGGCCACTAACAGGGCGGACACTCTGGATCCTGCCCTGCTGCGCCCCGGTCGACTGGACCGAAAGATTGAGTTCCCCCTGCCGGACCGGAGACAGAAGCGGCTCATCTTCTCCACCATCACCAGCAAGATGAACCTGTCTGAGGAGGTGGACCTGGAGGACT ACGTTGCCAGGCCGGACAAGATCTCTGGAGCGGATATCAACTCCATTTGCCAGGAG GCTGGAATGCTGGCTGTGCGGGAGAACCGCTACATCGTTCTGGCCAAGGACTTCGAGAAGGCCTACAAAACGGTCATCAAGAAGGACGAGCAGGAGCACGAGTTCTACAAGTAG